One Nitrospina watsonii DNA segment encodes these proteins:
- a CDS encoding LemA family protein: protein MSTTTVVILGILGFGLLGIIGYFIMIYNGLISLKENIKKSWANIDVILKQRYDEIPKLISVCESYAQFEKGMLDRLLKARENYVRADGVKEKSKASNQISQALRSVFALAENYPDLKANENFMQLQNRISHLEETLADRREFFNDSVNNYNIRIQQIPDVFVAGMLSYRQEEMFEVAEEERRDVKVNIKLPNFD from the coding sequence ATGTCAACGACCACGGTCGTGATTTTGGGAATCCTGGGTTTCGGTCTATTGGGGATCATCGGCTACTTCATCATGATCTACAATGGCCTGATTTCTCTCAAGGAAAACATCAAAAAATCATGGGCCAACATCGACGTCATCCTGAAACAGCGTTACGATGAAATTCCCAAACTGATTTCCGTTTGCGAAAGCTATGCACAGTTCGAGAAAGGCATGCTCGACCGCCTGCTCAAAGCGCGGGAAAACTATGTGCGCGCCGACGGGGTGAAGGAAAAATCCAAGGCCAGCAACCAGATCAGCCAGGCGCTGCGCAGTGTGTTCGCCCTCGCCGAGAATTACCCCGATCTCAAAGCCAACGAAAACTTCATGCAGTTGCAGAACCGCATTTCACATTTGGAAGAAACCCTGGCGGACCGGCGCGAGTTCTTCAACGACAGCGTCAACAATTACAACATCCGTATCCAGCAGATCCCGGACGTGTTCGTGGCTGGCATGCTGAGCTACCGGCAGGAAGAAATGTTTGAGGTGGCCGAAGAAGAACGGCGCGACGTGAAGGTCAACATCAAACTCCCCAACTTCGACTGA